Proteins from one Chloroflexota bacterium genomic window:
- a CDS encoding DUF4203 domain-containing protein, giving the protein MEAPAVVIGIAAIALGAGWMLLGYRLALILLPIWGFFAGFIFGAHVLEELLGQGFLATTISWVGGAIAGLVFAVLAYLFWYLAVVIAFASVGYWLGWGVMTLIGFSGTGLAVFGIGLVVGAVLAVLAVITGVPLVALVVISALGGAHAFIAGVLVLLGAIEVTDLGTGVVTAIISANVGWWLAALGLALVSTIVQLRTIGEYRLEPPAARI; this is encoded by the coding sequence GTGGAGGCACCGGCCGTGGTCATCGGAATCGCCGCCATCGCGCTCGGCGCCGGCTGGATGCTGCTGGGTTATCGGCTGGCTCTGATCCTGCTGCCGATCTGGGGCTTCTTCGCCGGCTTCATCTTCGGCGCCCACGTCCTGGAGGAGCTGCTGGGCCAGGGGTTCCTGGCCACAACCATCAGCTGGGTGGGCGGCGCCATCGCGGGCCTGGTCTTCGCCGTCCTGGCGTACCTGTTCTGGTATCTCGCCGTGGTGATCGCGTTCGCCTCGGTCGGATACTGGCTCGGATGGGGCGTCATGACCCTCATCGGCTTCTCGGGGACCGGACTGGCGGTGTTCGGAATCGGCCTCGTGGTCGGAGCCGTTCTGGCCGTCCTGGCCGTGATAACCGGCGTGCCGCTGGTCGCCCTGGTGGTGATCAGCGCGCTGGGTGGGGCGCACGCGTTCATCGCTGGTGTGCTGGTTCTGCTGGGCGCTATCGAGGTCACGGACCTGGGGACCGGCGTCGTGACCGCCATCATCTCGGCCAACGTCGGGTGGTGGCTCGCCGCCCTGGGGCTGGCGCTGGTGTCGACCATCGTCCAGCTGCGGACGATCGGCGAGTACCGGCTTGAGCCACCCGCGGCCCGCATCTAG
- the uvrB gene encoding excinuclease ABC subunit UvrB, translated as MPEFTLNAPFEPTGDQPQAIAGLVDGLQAGMRHQVLLGATGTGKTFTAAKVIEAVQRPTLVMAHNKTLAAQLYQEFREFFPQNAVEYFVSYYDYFQPEAYLPRSDTYIEKDSSRNDEIDRLRHNATRALFERRDVIIVASVSCIYGLGAPIDYGATVINLKVGGHYRRDGVLRHLVDLQYQRNDAALSRSRFRVRGDVVEVQPPHGEEVVRIDFLGDEVERIVEVDGLTGEVLAERSEVNFYPATHYVTPRDKLLVAIDDIEAEMELRVRELEARGQALEAARLRQRTTFDLEMLREVGFCPGIENYSRHLSRREAGSRPWTLIDYFPTDFLLVIDESHMTIPQVHGMYKNDRTRKEILVEFGFRLASALDNRPLTFDEWEAHLNQVVSMSATPGPYESERAERVVEQFIRPTGVVDPAITVRPTAHQVDDLLAEIRDTVSRGERVLVTTLTKKMAEDLADYLAELGIKVQWLHSEVDTLERVEILRDLRLGVYDVLVGINLLREGLDLPEVTLVAILDADKEGFLRSGGSLIQVIGRAARNVGGRVIMYADRETAAMRQAIGETDRRRAKQVAYNAEHGIVPETITKAIRDIHEGLRRVAEERKALDLEGRGSEEVAELASRLESQMREAARNLEFERAAALRDELVALRRLREELAAAPGEIPADVYAAAADAGRDGWGSGSGPRREMFSLAARPRVIPAGTRRRPPRRR; from the coding sequence ATGCCCGAGTTCACCCTGAACGCACCGTTCGAGCCCACTGGAGACCAGCCCCAGGCCATCGCCGGGCTGGTCGACGGGCTCCAGGCCGGCATGCGCCACCAGGTCCTGCTGGGAGCCACCGGGACGGGGAAGACCTTCACCGCGGCCAAAGTCATCGAGGCCGTCCAGCGCCCGACGCTGGTGATGGCCCACAACAAGACCCTGGCCGCCCAGCTGTACCAGGAGTTCCGCGAGTTCTTCCCGCAGAACGCGGTCGAGTACTTCGTCAGCTACTACGACTACTTCCAGCCCGAGGCCTACCTGCCCCGTTCCGACACGTACATCGAGAAGGACTCGTCCCGCAACGACGAGATCGACCGGCTGCGGCACAACGCGACCCGGGCCCTGTTCGAGCGGCGGGACGTGATCATCGTGGCCTCGGTGTCGTGCATCTACGGGCTCGGCGCCCCCATCGACTACGGGGCCACCGTCATCAACCTCAAGGTCGGTGGCCATTACCGCCGCGACGGTGTCCTGCGCCACCTGGTCGACCTCCAGTACCAGCGCAACGATGCCGCCCTCTCCCGTTCGCGATTCCGCGTCCGGGGCGATGTGGTGGAGGTCCAGCCTCCGCACGGCGAGGAGGTGGTCCGGATCGACTTCCTGGGCGACGAGGTGGAGCGCATCGTGGAGGTCGATGGACTGACCGGCGAGGTCCTGGCGGAGCGGTCCGAAGTGAACTTCTACCCGGCCACGCATTACGTGACGCCGCGCGACAAGCTGCTGGTCGCCATCGACGACATCGAGGCCGAGATGGAGCTCCGGGTCCGGGAGCTGGAGGCCCGCGGCCAGGCGCTGGAGGCCGCCCGCCTCCGCCAGCGCACGACCTTCGACCTCGAGATGCTGCGCGAGGTGGGCTTCTGCCCGGGGATCGAGAACTACTCGCGCCACCTGTCACGCCGGGAAGCGGGCAGCCGGCCGTGGACCTTGATCGACTACTTCCCGACCGACTTCCTGCTGGTCATCGACGAGAGCCACATGACGATCCCGCAGGTGCATGGCATGTACAAGAACGACCGCACGCGGAAGGAGATCCTGGTCGAGTTCGGTTTCCGGCTGGCGTCCGCGCTCGACAACCGGCCGCTGACCTTCGACGAGTGGGAGGCGCACCTGAACCAGGTCGTCTCCATGAGCGCGACGCCGGGACCGTACGAGTCGGAACGCGCCGAGCGGGTGGTCGAGCAGTTCATCCGGCCGACCGGGGTGGTGGACCCGGCCATCACGGTGCGCCCGACCGCTCACCAGGTGGACGACCTGCTGGCGGAGATCCGCGACACGGTGTCCCGCGGGGAGCGCGTCCTCGTCACCACGCTCACCAAGAAGATGGCCGAGGACCTGGCCGACTACCTGGCCGAGCTCGGTATCAAGGTCCAGTGGCTGCACAGCGAGGTGGACACCCTGGAGCGGGTGGAGATCCTGCGCGACCTGCGGCTGGGGGTGTACGACGTCCTGGTCGGAATCAACCTGCTCCGGGAGGGGCTGGATCTGCCGGAAGTGACCCTGGTTGCGATCCTGGACGCCGACAAGGAGGGCTTCCTGCGCAGCGGCGGCTCGCTCATCCAGGTGATCGGCCGGGCGGCGCGCAACGTGGGTGGCCGGGTGATCATGTATGCCGATCGCGAGACGGCCGCCATGCGGCAGGCGATCGGGGAGACCGATCGGCGGCGCGCGAAGCAGGTCGCGTACAACGCCGAGCATGGGATCGTCCCGGAGACGATCACGAAGGCTATCCGGGACATCCACGAGGGCTTGCGGCGGGTGGCCGAGGAACGGAAGGCCCTCGACCTGGAGGGTCGGGGAAGCGAGGAGGTGGCCGAGCTGGCCAGCCGGCTGGAGTCCCAGATGCGGGAAGCGGCGCGCAACCTCGAGTTCGAGCGCGCGGCGGCGCTGCGCGACGAGCTGGTCGCCCTGCGACGCCTCCGCGAGGAGCTGGCCGCGGCGCCGGGGGAGATCCCGGCCGACGTGTACGCCGCGGCCGCGGACGCCGGCCGCGATGGATGGGGTTCGGGATCCGGCCCGCGCCGCGAGATGTTCAGCCTGGCCGCGCGACCCCGCGTCATCCCGGCCGGGACGCGGCGACGCCCGCCGCGGCGACGCTAG
- a CDS encoding TadE/TadG family type IV pilus assembly protein: MSHAVRWADLRAGRGQALVEFAAVLMPLMLIVVGIIQFGLLYGAHVTLTNAAREGARAGTIYVYDYTESAFWNDAHRCAAVLTAATESFGLLDDASPHFSATLSGGACPTPSSTTLVNGDVTVSYCASATTSDPCPDPGDSLTNCVTDTREGCLIRVEISYHSDVVVPLISALLSTDGGGRFFQRATTTMVVN, from the coding sequence ATGAGTCATGCCGTCCGCTGGGCCGACCTGCGCGCCGGCCGGGGACAGGCACTGGTCGAGTTCGCGGCCGTCCTGATGCCCCTGATGCTCATCGTGGTCGGCATCATCCAGTTCGGGCTGCTGTACGGGGCCCACGTCACCCTGACCAATGCTGCCCGTGAGGGTGCCCGGGCCGGCACGATCTACGTCTACGACTACACCGAGAGCGCGTTCTGGAACGATGCCCATCGTTGCGCCGCGGTCCTCACCGCGGCCACCGAATCCTTTGGCCTCCTGGATGACGCCAGTCCCCACTTCAGCGCCACCCTGAGTGGCGGTGCGTGCCCAACTCCGAGCAGCACGACACTGGTCAACGGTGACGTGACGGTCTCCTACTGCGCGTCGGCGACGACCAGCGACCCCTGCCCCGATCCGGGCGACAGCCTGACCAACTGCGTGACCGATACCCGGGAGGGCTGCCTGATCAGGGTCGAGATCAGCTATCACAGCGACGTCGTCGTTCCGCTCATCAGCGCACTGCTGTCCACCGACGGGGGCGGGCGGTTCTTCCAGCGCGCCACAACCACCATGGTGGTGAACTGA
- a CDS encoding pilus assembly protein TadG-related protein: protein MPRTGSAHGQVLVMVALTMTLLLVFAGLAIDVGRQVAEQRHVQTAADAGALAACRALIAGDSDASAAAQARIIAEVNLEQSPAAANSAIASDAAREYESGHAGDPAYLQSGIIVSGTTIRVAITSQVQAVLARLVGVDTLQATGRAQCRLLGGPAIPIVARRYEGPPGPGGGFMDAVATEATSTSGGVDPISVFGYDGRTPASEAEPGPAFELYGPDSKANNDSSFRGFIALDVRNFQSVTSRIYYNGVTAGINTNTLKDMQGEYLLTGYPGPAFPAVITPADPNDQIAVMSGNDTSMVVGNFSQVFTVGGRILLAVYNGTVMEIPDFSVTPPTAIVLPSTTGAPTNGPKFTVSRHDAFNSTVSLHLHGDHLSSSPADDLIPDEPPTNNPPTAGHINQPAWSTDNFIPDKNGTTVAMQSFSSNAVPAGIYTVWLEGHAGGPYFQTRRFPAAVRIGGAVRDFSLTNSTVSASIANMGGTASLPLYVSTTSAAATRWGATGTAVSLTVDATSLSDCSYGPATINPGQLTISPSSVTPSSGGNGALTTLSINSFGLNPGCYTFVVRGVGTNGAGQPVTHLLPITFTVATSASGGRYVDIIGFAVFEVTNLDANAITARAVSPIAADANDPALRRAQRARLVPW from the coding sequence GTGCCCCGAACCGGATCGGCCCATGGTCAGGTCCTGGTCATGGTCGCGCTCACCATGACCCTGCTCCTCGTGTTCGCGGGGCTGGCGATCGACGTCGGGCGCCAGGTCGCGGAGCAGCGACACGTGCAGACCGCCGCCGATGCCGGGGCCCTCGCCGCCTGCCGGGCACTCATTGCCGGCGACTCCGACGCGTCGGCGGCGGCCCAGGCCCGGATCATCGCCGAGGTCAACCTCGAGCAATCGCCGGCGGCCGCCAACTCTGCCATCGCCTCGGATGCGGCCCGCGAGTATGAGAGCGGGCACGCCGGCGACCCGGCATATCTCCAGAGCGGGATCATCGTCAGCGGAACCACGATCCGCGTGGCCATCACGTCCCAGGTCCAGGCCGTTCTTGCCCGCCTGGTGGGTGTCGACACACTCCAGGCGACGGGTCGCGCCCAATGCCGCCTCCTGGGGGGTCCGGCCATCCCCATCGTCGCGCGCCGGTACGAGGGGCCGCCCGGCCCGGGGGGCGGTTTCATGGACGCCGTGGCGACGGAGGCCACGTCCACCTCGGGCGGGGTCGACCCGATCAGCGTGTTCGGCTACGACGGTCGAACGCCGGCCAGCGAGGCCGAGCCCGGCCCTGCGTTCGAGCTGTACGGTCCGGACAGCAAGGCCAACAACGACAGCTCGTTCCGCGGGTTCATCGCACTCGACGTCCGCAACTTCCAGTCGGTCACCTCACGCATCTATTACAACGGCGTGACCGCCGGGATCAACACCAACACCCTCAAGGACATGCAGGGTGAGTACCTGCTCACCGGCTACCCGGGCCCCGCCTTCCCGGCCGTCATCACCCCGGCCGATCCGAACGACCAGATCGCGGTCATGTCCGGCAATGACACCTCGATGGTGGTCGGCAACTTCTCGCAGGTGTTCACCGTCGGCGGCCGGATCCTGCTGGCGGTCTACAACGGGACGGTGATGGAGATCCCCGACTTCTCGGTCACCCCGCCGACTGCCATCGTGCTGCCGTCCACGACCGGCGCGCCGACCAACGGCCCGAAATTCACCGTGTCCCGCCACGACGCGTTCAACAGCACCGTCAGCCTGCACCTCCACGGTGACCACCTGTCCTCCAGCCCGGCGGATGACCTGATCCCGGACGAGCCGCCGACCAACAACCCGCCCACCGCCGGCCATATCAACCAGCCGGCGTGGTCGACCGACAACTTCATCCCGGACAAGAACGGGACGACGGTTGCCATGCAGTCGTTCTCCTCGAACGCGGTGCCGGCCGGCATCTACACCGTGTGGCTGGAGGGCCATGCCGGCGGCCCGTACTTCCAGACCCGGCGCTTCCCGGCCGCGGTTCGGATCGGCGGCGCGGTTCGGGACTTCAGCCTCACCAACTCGACCGTCAGTGCCTCGATCGCGAACATGGGCGGCACGGCCAGCCTGCCCCTCTACGTGTCGACCACCAGTGCCGCCGCCACGCGCTGGGGCGCGACCGGCACTGCGGTCTCATTGACCGTCGACGCCACCTCCCTCTCGGACTGCAGCTATGGCCCGGCCACCATCAACCCCGGCCAGCTGACGATCTCGCCGTCCAGTGTCACGCCGTCATCCGGCGGAAACGGGGCCCTCACCACGCTGAGCATCAACAGCTTCGGCCTCAACCCGGGCTGCTACACGTTCGTCGTGCGTGGCGTGGGCACCAACGGCGCCGGCCAGCCGGTCACCCACCTGCTGCCGATCACGTTCACCGTGGCAACCTCGGCCAGCGGCGGCCGGTACGTCGACATCATCGGCTTCGCCGTCTTCGAGGTCACCAACCTCGACGCCAACGCCATCACCGCCCGGGCCGTGAGCCCGATCGCGGCTGACGCCAACGATCCGGCGCTGCGTCGCGCGCAGCGCGCCCGCCTCGTTCCCTGGTAA
- a CDS encoding SAF domain-containing protein, whose amino-acid sequence MEFEYTDKHRRRSMVYIVAGLIIAALVGIVVFVALQGSALLSEPVEQRTVVVAARDIASRKPIEEGDLTTRTVAADPTNEAAFTLIEDVLGRVSGVPIAAGQLVTRNMLAAATSGQGYSILEAGEVYDPTGPDLRAVSVSVPDDRAVAGTLVAGQWVDLLVTLAINPEIGVVVEEPASGAPSAAETAFIAGPSTKVTLQMLTVLARNGSIYILRTDLATAEKIAELAAAGGQFTLVLRPDEDNRVAETTGSTLDMLLDEYDFPIPEPPSLGGQTSGGN is encoded by the coding sequence GTGGAGTTCGAGTACACCGACAAGCATCGCCGTCGGTCCATGGTCTATATCGTCGCCGGACTCATCATTGCCGCCCTGGTCGGCATCGTGGTCTTCGTCGCGCTCCAGGGCAGCGCGCTGCTCAGCGAGCCGGTGGAGCAGCGGACGGTGGTAGTCGCCGCCCGAGACATCGCGAGCCGCAAGCCGATCGAGGAAGGTGACCTCACCACTCGGACGGTGGCCGCCGACCCGACCAATGAGGCCGCCTTCACCCTGATCGAGGACGTCCTGGGCCGCGTCAGCGGCGTCCCGATCGCGGCCGGGCAGCTCGTCACCCGAAACATGCTCGCCGCGGCGACCAGCGGGCAGGGGTATTCCATCCTCGAGGCGGGCGAGGTCTACGACCCGACCGGGCCCGATCTGCGGGCGGTCTCGGTCAGCGTCCCGGATGATCGGGCCGTGGCCGGCACGCTGGTCGCCGGGCAGTGGGTCGACCTCCTGGTCACCCTGGCCATCAACCCCGAGATCGGCGTCGTGGTCGAGGAGCCGGCCAGCGGCGCCCCATCGGCGGCCGAGACGGCGTTCATCGCCGGCCCGTCCACCAAGGTCACGCTCCAGATGCTGACCGTGCTGGCTCGCAACGGATCGATCTACATCCTCCGCACGGACCTGGCCACCGCCGAGAAGATCGCCGAGCTGGCCGCCGCCGGAGGCCAGTTCACGCTCGTGCTCCGGCCGGACGAGGACAATCGAGTGGCGGAGACGACCGGGTCGACCCTGGACATGCTGCTCGACGAGTACGACTTCCCCATCCCCGAGCCGCCGTCCCTGGGAGGGCAGACGTCCGGGGGGAACTGA
- the coaE gene encoding dephospho-CoA kinase (Dephospho-CoA kinase (CoaE) performs the final step in coenzyme A biosynthesis.) produces the protein MKVIGLTGNIGCGKSTVAALLREREVATIDADEVAREVRRPGSPESARILDRFGTLDPRQLARLVFEDAAALADLEAIVHPRVRDLVAAHLAELDQEGVMVAAVEAIKLLESPLRERCDQVWVVVCRPEDALRRLSERGLSESDVRDRLANQMGAAELIQAADVVIDGSADIGETARQVEVALAGLAGGGA, from the coding sequence ATGAAGGTCATCGGCCTGACGGGCAACATCGGCTGTGGGAAGAGCACCGTGGCCGCCCTCCTGCGCGAGCGAGAGGTGGCCACCATTGACGCCGACGAGGTGGCGCGCGAGGTGCGCCGCCCGGGGAGCCCCGAATCGGCCCGGATCCTGGACCGCTTCGGGACGCTCGACCCCCGGCAGCTCGCCCGCCTGGTGTTCGAGGACGCCGCCGCCCTGGCCGACCTCGAGGCGATCGTTCACCCGCGCGTCCGCGACCTCGTCGCCGCGCACCTGGCGGAGCTGGACCAGGAAGGCGTCATGGTGGCAGCGGTGGAGGCCATCAAGCTCCTGGAGTCGCCTCTCCGCGAGCGTTGCGACCAGGTATGGGTGGTGGTGTGCCGACCGGAGGATGCGCTGCGCCGGCTCAGCGAGCGTGGCCTGTCGGAGTCCGACGTTCGAGATCGGCTCGCGAACCAGATGGGCGCGGCCGAGCTCATCCAGGCTGCCGACGTCGTGATCGATGGATCAGCGGACATCGGCGAAACCGCCCGCCAGGTGGAAGTGGCCCTCGCCGGCCTGGCCGGCGGCGGCGCGTGA
- the mutM gene encoding bifunctional DNA-formamidopyrimidine glycosylase/DNA-(apurinic or apyrimidinic site) lyase: protein MPELPEVETVARGLQARLPGATIRSAAILWDRTISHPLPAERFANEIAGGVVRRVGRRAKSVVLHLDDGRVMTVALRMTGALIVAAPGAAPDPNARVVFELDDGRQLRFRDVRKFGRIGLYPGRGRRRVADVFARHGPEPLPASFSAARLAVRLRRRRARLKTLLLDQSFIAGVGNIYADEALWRARLHPLRRADTLTHAEVRRLHRAIRAALREGLAGGGASYRDYVDPDGEPGLAAERMRVYRRTGQPCPRCGRPIQRMVVGQRATHFCPRCQPAPDAADEPVA from the coding sequence ATGCCTGAGCTGCCCGAGGTCGAGACCGTGGCTCGCGGCCTCCAGGCCCGGCTTCCGGGGGCGACCATCCGGAGCGCCGCGATCCTGTGGGACCGGACGATCAGCCATCCGCTGCCGGCCGAGCGATTCGCGAACGAGATCGCAGGGGGCGTGGTGCGGCGAGTGGGACGGCGGGCGAAGTCGGTGGTGCTGCACCTGGACGACGGGCGGGTGATGACCGTCGCGTTGCGCATGACCGGCGCCCTGATCGTGGCCGCGCCCGGCGCCGCTCCCGACCCGAACGCCCGCGTCGTCTTCGAGCTGGACGACGGCCGGCAGCTCCGCTTCCGCGACGTCCGCAAGTTCGGCCGCATCGGCCTGTACCCGGGCCGCGGCCGGCGACGCGTGGCCGACGTGTTCGCCCGGCATGGCCCTGAGCCGCTCCCGGCCTCGTTCAGCGCCGCCCGCCTGGCTGTGCGCCTGCGCCGCCGCCGCGCGCGCCTGAAGACCCTGCTCCTGGACCAGTCATTCATCGCCGGGGTGGGCAACATCTACGCCGATGAGGCCCTGTGGCGCGCGCGACTGCACCCGCTGCGCCGTGCCGACACCCTCACCCACGCCGAGGTCCGGCGCCTGCATCGGGCCATCCGCGCCGCCCTGCGTGAGGGGCTGGCGGGCGGGGGCGCGTCGTACCGCGACTACGTGGATCCCGACGGCGAGCCCGGCCTGGCCGCCGAGCGGATGCGGGTCTACCGCCGCACCGGGCAGCCTTGCCCGCGATGCGGACGTCCGATCCAGCGCATGGTGGTCGGCCAGCGAGCGACCCATTTCTGCCCGCGCTGCCAGCCCGCGCCGGATGCGGCGGATGAACCGGTCGCATGA
- the polA gene encoding DNA polymerase I: MPDRRPILMLIDGPSLVYRGYFALPPLTTSDGTLVNAVFGFLQIVLRGMADLKPDYAMVAFDLGKPAFRFVAYPDYKAGRPSMPDDLRSQFPIVREVVTRLGMPILEVEGYEADDVIGTLTKHATAADVDTVMVSGDLDGLQLVDDHVRLLTTRMGVAATVVYDPAQVMERYGLRPDQMLDYKALKGDTSDNLPGVPGVGEKTAISLLQEFGTLDSLYERLDEVKGKLRERLAEHRDDAFTSREVGRIVTDLPIGLDLEAAHTGRYDRRAMAQRFRELEFRSLIDRLPPTIGGPAGPDDDDGSGGGLQLSLDLLGGSRPVRAGGPDPTAKQAARAPTEGRVAPDAQADPRGAVEHADPRMVGDEADRLELEAWLAAHGDRVGLGWAAGSGRPFGRSLLGIAMAGADGSSWYLRWDGDQSTLPRWFTRTDRPLIGHDLKPLVTTLLQRGIELAGPAVDTSVAGYMLNPALRAQSVDDLAAQRFGAELPARAVSGESGAEEVTLGRRAAAEALTALLVAPTLLSELDEVGLSDLFREVEMPLLPVLARMEVAGVLIDREALTAMAEEFAEHLADLEARIIEAVGHPFNIGSPRQLEQVLFDELGLPSTKRTKTARSTDASVLEELRSQHPVVGQILEHRQLAKLKSTYADTLPILVDADGRLHTTYSQAVAATGRLSSTDPNLQNIPIRTALGRRIRRVFVAPPGKLLLAADYSQVELRILAHVSGDPGLKAAFAAGEDIHRSTAARVLGIPPEEVTAAQRSIAKMVNYGVAYGMSDFGLADRLHIDRETARAFITDYFAAYEGIRRYTVEIRILARDQGYVSTLLGRRRYLPELSARNSALRAAGERMAINMPIQGTAADGIKIAMVRLDAAMRERGMRSRMLLQVHDELVFETDADEMESLANLAATTMEAALPLDVPLTVDLKVGTDWDRMDRLLRTDEGGYRRVEIAPADAEIEDPVVALVDA, from the coding sequence ATGCCGGATCGTCGCCCGATCCTGATGCTGATCGACGGGCCCAGCCTGGTCTACCGGGGCTATTTCGCCCTGCCGCCGCTGACGACCTCGGATGGGACGCTGGTCAATGCCGTGTTCGGCTTCCTCCAGATCGTGCTGCGCGGGATGGCCGATCTGAAGCCGGACTACGCCATGGTCGCTTTCGACCTCGGCAAGCCTGCCTTCCGGTTCGTGGCCTACCCCGACTACAAGGCCGGCCGGCCGTCGATGCCCGACGACCTGCGCAGCCAGTTTCCGATCGTGCGGGAGGTCGTGACTCGGCTCGGGATGCCCATCCTGGAGGTGGAGGGCTACGAGGCCGATGACGTGATCGGTACCCTGACCAAGCACGCCACCGCGGCTGACGTGGACACCGTGATGGTCTCCGGCGATCTCGACGGCCTCCAGCTGGTCGACGACCATGTCCGACTGCTCACCACCCGGATGGGGGTGGCCGCCACCGTGGTCTACGACCCCGCCCAGGTGATGGAGCGCTACGGCCTGCGACCCGACCAGATGCTCGATTACAAGGCCCTCAAGGGCGATACCTCGGACAACCTGCCCGGCGTGCCGGGGGTGGGGGAGAAGACCGCCATCAGCCTGCTCCAGGAGTTCGGCACGCTCGACAGCCTGTACGAGCGCCTGGACGAGGTGAAGGGCAAGCTGCGCGAGCGGCTGGCCGAGCACCGCGACGATGCGTTCACCAGCCGCGAGGTCGGCCGCATCGTGACCGACCTGCCCATCGGCCTCGACCTGGAGGCGGCACACACCGGACGCTACGACCGCCGTGCCATGGCGCAGCGCTTCCGCGAGCTCGAGTTCCGGTCGCTGATCGACCGCCTGCCACCGACGATCGGCGGGCCGGCGGGTCCGGATGACGATGACGGATCGGGTGGGGGCCTCCAGCTGTCGCTCGACCTGCTGGGCGGCAGCCGCCCTGTGCGAGCCGGCGGCCCGGACCCCACGGCCAAGCAGGCGGCGCGCGCGCCGACCGAGGGGCGGGTGGCGCCTGACGCACAGGCCGATCCCAGGGGCGCCGTCGAGCACGCTGACCCGCGGATGGTGGGTGACGAGGCCGATCGCCTGGAGCTCGAGGCATGGCTCGCGGCGCACGGCGACAGGGTTGGGCTGGGCTGGGCGGCGGGCAGCGGCCGGCCGTTCGGGCGCTCGCTGTTGGGCATCGCCATGGCGGGCGCAGATGGGTCGAGCTGGTACCTGCGCTGGGACGGCGACCAGTCGACTCTCCCGCGCTGGTTCACCCGCACCGACCGTCCCCTCATCGGGCACGACCTGAAGCCCCTGGTGACCACGCTCCTGCAACGGGGGATCGAGCTCGCCGGCCCGGCCGTCGACACCTCGGTGGCCGGCTACATGCTGAATCCCGCCCTGCGCGCCCAGTCGGTCGACGACCTGGCGGCCCAACGCTTCGGCGCCGAGCTGCCGGCGCGGGCCGTATCCGGCGAAAGTGGTGCCGAGGAGGTGACCCTTGGCCGGCGAGCCGCGGCCGAGGCCCTCACCGCCCTGCTGGTCGCCCCGACCCTCCTGTCAGAGCTCGACGAGGTGGGTCTGAGCGACCTGTTCCGCGAGGTGGAGATGCCGCTTCTGCCGGTCCTGGCCCGGATGGAGGTCGCCGGCGTCCTCATCGATCGCGAGGCGCTGACGGCCATGGCGGAGGAGTTCGCGGAACACCTGGCCGATCTGGAGGCACGCATCATCGAGGCGGTCGGGCATCCATTCAACATCGGCTCACCGCGCCAGCTGGAGCAGGTGCTGTTCGACGAGCTGGGGCTGCCGTCCACCAAACGGACCAAGACGGCCCGTTCGACTGATGCCTCTGTCCTCGAGGAGCTGCGCAGCCAGCACCCGGTGGTGGGGCAGATCCTGGAGCACCGCCAGCTGGCCAAGCTGAAGTCGACCTACGCCGACACGCTGCCAATCCTGGTGGACGCCGACGGGCGGCTCCACACGACGTATTCCCAGGCCGTGGCGGCGACCGGGCGTCTGTCGAGCACCGACCCCAACCTCCAGAACATCCCGATCCGGACCGCCCTCGGCCGTCGCATCCGGCGCGTGTTCGTGGCGCCTCCCGGGAAGCTCCTCCTCGCCGCCGACTACTCCCAGGTCGAGCTCCGGATCCTGGCCCACGTTTCGGGAGACCCGGGGCTCAAGGCTGCCTTCGCGGCCGGCGAGGACATCCATCGCTCGACCGCGGCCCGCGTGCTGGGCATTCCCCCGGAGGAGGTCACCGCCGCGCAACGATCGATCGCCAAGATGGTGAATTACGGGGTCGCCTACGGGATGAGCGACTTCGGCCTGGCCGATCGGCTCCACATCGACCGCGAGACGGCGCGCGCGTTCATCACCGACTACTTCGCCGCCTACGAGGGCATCCGGCGCTACACGGTCGAGATTCGGATCCTGGCCCGCGACCAGGGGTACGTCTCGACGCTGCTGGGGCGCCGCCGCTACCTGCCCGAGCTGAGCGCCCGCAACAGCGCGCTGCGCGCGGCGGGGGAGCGGATGGCAATCAACATGCCCATCCAGGGCACCGCGGCCGACGGCATCAAGATCGCCATGGTGCGGCTGGACGCCGCCATGCGCGAGCGCGGCATGCGATCCCGGATGCTGCTCCAGGTCCACGACGAGCTCGTGTTCGAGACCGATGCCGACGAGATGGAGTCGCTGGCCAACCTGGCCGCGACCACCATGGAGGCGGCGCTGCCGCTCGACGTGCCGCTCACGGTGGACCTCAAGGTCGGGACCGATTGGGACCGCATGGATCGCCTGCTGCGGACCGATGAGGGTGGGTATCGGCGGGTGGAGATCGCGCCCGCCGATGCGGAGATCGAGGACCCGGTGGTCGCCCTGGTGGATGCCTGA